From Coffea arabica cultivar ET-39 chromosome 2e, Coffea Arabica ET-39 HiFi, whole genome shotgun sequence, the proteins below share one genomic window:
- the LOC113724390 gene encoding uncharacterized protein, which produces MYRSASTNRVTDDHFNYLSPAASSKVSTALRALSLETNELPVYEPLSEASKKERSRAKFAENAVHIIPLVLLLCAFILWVFSNPDINLQTKGNSGAAKIEGLTIEGDVDSDGTQTANLPLELVDLDSTKQEDGLRKASIFGKASP; this is translated from the exons ATGTATAGATCAGCAAGCACCAACCGAGTCACCGATGATCACTTCAACTACCTTTCGCCGGCTGCGTCATCGAAGGTGTCCACAGCCCTGAGAGCGCTGTCGCTGGAAACTAATGAGTTGCCCGTCTATGAACCACTCTCCGAGGCCTCTAAGAAAGAGAGAAGCCGTGCCAAGTTTGCAGAAAATGCGGTTCATATCATTCCTTTAGTTCTGCTCCTCTGTGCATTCATTCTCTGGGTTTTCTCCAATCCAG ATATTAACCTGCAAACGAAAGGTAATTCTGGTGCGGCAAAAATCGAAGGATTGACAATCGAAGGCGACGTAGATAGCGATGGTACTCAAACGGCAAATTTACCCTTAGAGTTGGTAGATCTGGATTCAACGAAACAAGAAGATGGCCTTCGCAAAGCTTCTATTTTCGGGAAGGCATCACCATGA
- the LOC113727330 gene encoding protein mago nashi homolog: MAETGDENAGEFYLRYYVGHKGKFGHEFLEFEFRPDGKLRYANNSNYKNDTMIRKEVFVTPAVLKECRRIVVESEIMKEDDNNWPEPDRVGRQELEIVMGNEHISFTTAKIGSLVDVNTSKDPEGLRIFYYLVQDLKCFVFSLISLHFKIKPI; this comes from the exons ATGGCGGAGACAGGGGACGAAAATGCAGGGGAGTTTTACTTGAGGTACTATGTCGGCCACAAGGGTAAATTTGGGCATGAGTTCTTGGAGTTCGAGTTTAGGCCCGACGGCAAGCTCCGGTATGCTAATAATTCCAACTATAAGAACGACACCATGATCCGTAAAGAGGTCTTCGTCACCCCCGCCGTTCTAAAAGAATGCCGTCGCATCGTCGTTGAAAGCGAG ATAATGAAGGAAGATGACAACAATTGGCCAGAACCAGATCGCGTTGGAAGGCAAGAGCTGGAGATTGTAATGGGGAACGAGCACATATCTTTTACTACTGCTAAGATTGGTTCTCTCGTGGATGTCAATACCAGTAAAGATCCTGAAGGTCTTCGAATCTTCTATTATCTTGTTCAG GATTTGAAGTGTTTCGTGTTTTCTCTTATCTCACTCCACTTCAAGATCAAACCCATTTGA